The segment ggtatgtctattcaccaaaaatgattgtaattgcccctcacagctaacaatatttttttcagaacgttttaaaatattttaatttcgtcgaaaaattccacaccttctcgaatttttttctcgaaagtgggtagaatttcgagagtatgtgtaatgaccaaaaatacttgtaattgatccctgtaactaagtataattttttcagaacgatttgaaatttttgaatttaattgttaataacttttgaacgaagcctccatcaacaaattggtattcttgattttcgtcttattttggcctctagaataccccattaaaatttttccctggggtggccgaacaccctgtatatgtgtttGTATTTACGTTTTAAATAAATCTAtgttttcttcaatttttctttcgataaagaaataattatcgggtgcaaagggttaaatctaTATTGAATATCGCCAATTCAAAACCGCCATATTGTCTTGGTCGAAAGTCGATGTTTCTCATCGACCATGTTTATATTCacattttaaataaatgtatatttttttcaacttttctttcaataaagaaataattatcgggtgcaaagggttaaatctaTATTGAATATCGCCAATTCAAAACCGCCATATATCTCACCGCCATATTGTCTTGGTCGAAAGTCGATGTTTCTCATCGACCATGTTTATATTCACATTttaaataaatctatattttcttCAACTTTTCTTTCGATAATGAAATAATTattgagtgcaaagggttaaatctaTATTGAATATCGCCATTCCAAAACCGCCATATTGTCTTGGTCGAAAGTCGATGTTTCTCATCGACCATGTTTATACTCACATTttaaataaatctatattttcttcaacttttctttcgataaagaaataattatcgggtgcaaagggttaaatctaTATTGAACATCGCTATTCTAAAACCGCCATATGTATTTCTGCCCGCCATATTTCCCGCCGCCATATTGTCTTGGTCGAAAGTCGATGTTTCTTATCGACCGTGTTCGCCCCGTCAGACACGGTCGTCGATCGTACTACCGACACGTGAATAAGAAATGAATCCTTTCGTGAAGCACGCACGAGGAAACGCGGACAAAAAGCACGTGTCTCAAAGGGCTGTTGGTCCACCTGTCGAGGTTCGATCGTTCGTGGACTGATACTCGATGTTCGGACCGTGCAAGCTCTTAAATGTCCTCTGCGCGTCGAGGGAAGCCCTGACACGACCTTTGGCCCGTTATCCTGACCATTGTATCATTCGACCGCCTCTCAGGCTGCTCAAAACGTGAGTAACGCAATTAAAATGGCTACCCAATTCGTCGACCAATCTTCCACGAACGATAAAATGTACCAGAAGACGCAGAGAACCTCTGTCCACCAAAAAATAATTCCGTTAATTCCAGACGCAAGAACGCCACGACTTTAGCGtgcaataaatatattaaaaagcgTCGAGAAACATCCCGAAGAGGCATTTTCAAACAAGAAGTTGATTCGTCTTTATGATTGCGACGAGCACTCGTCACGTTGCAATTGCGAAAACAGTTTATTCCCCTGCTTACGCGTATCGTAAAACTTACAAGTCcggagaattttttattttatacgacATTGAATGAGTTAAGTAGCGATATTATATCGATTTACTAAATCCTAATAAAATCCTCGCGAAGcgatgtttcattgaaataactCGCAATCGTCATCATTATCGTCGATAATCTATTATACATAATGCGGGCAAACAAACGCGTAACACTCGAGATAAGATTTCTTGATAATGATTCCAGCGAATTCGCCGCAAATAGCACCGGCGTTCACCAGTCGCTCAGATCAATTTCCTGCACCTTGTCACGATGACAACCATTAGCTTCGTTACGTGTCGACGGGCTTATTTAATCCTTACTGTAGGAATATCCCTGTTATTCGCTTATCTCTTGTAAGAAGAAAAACGACAATAGTCGTATCCAATCATTTAAACTTAagcacaatatacagggtgttcggccacccgtgggaaaaattttaatgagggattctagaggccaaaataagacgaaaatcaagaataccaatttgttgatgaaggcttcgttaaaaagttgttaacgtttaaagttccgctcgtactgaatttttttctcgaaaatgcgcaagatttcggaggtatgtatattcataaaaaatgattgtaactgacccccgtaaccgaaaataattttttcaaaacaattcgaaattttttttttcgtcgaaaaatttcacatcttgaatttttgaatttaataactttttaacgaagcctccatcgacaaattggtattcttgattttcgttttattttggcctctagaatcccccattaaaatttttcccaggggtgtctgaacaccctgtatacagtatTTAGTCTCAGTTTCGAAGAATGAGATTTACTTTGAAAGAAATAAACCCTTTGCACTCTGATCATCTAAAGAAAATATACCAATTAAAGAACGTCAATCTTCTAACGGAATAGGGATCCataatatatattaaatcacagttattttatttttaaacctcATAAAAAGTCTAATTTAAGAACATTTAAATTTGGaaaacttatacagggtgttcgagcaccgttgggaaaaattttaatggtggattctagaggccaaaataagacgaaaatcaagaataccaatttgttgatcgaggcttcgttaaaaagttattaacaattaaattaaaaaatttcaaatcattctgaaaaaattatatttagttacagggatcaattagaagtatttttggtgaatagacataccttcgaaatcttgcgcatattcgagaaaaaaattcgagaaggtgtgaaatttttcgacaaaattaacaaatttataatcgttctggaaaaattatatttagttacaggggtcaattacaagcatttttggtcattagacataccttcgaaatcctacccactttcgagaaaaaaattcgagtaggtactggaatttttcgacgaaattaaaaaatttcaaatcatcctaaaaaaattatatttagttacaggggtcaattgcaagcatttttggttattaggcataccctcgaaattctacccactttcgagaaaaaaattcgagaaggtgtgagatttttcgacaaaattaaaaaatttcaaatcgttctggaaaaattataattagttacaggggtcaattacaagcatttttggtcattagacatatcctcgaaatcctacgcagtttcgagaaaaaaattcgaaattgtgtgaaatttttcgacgaaattaaaagatttcaaatcattctaaaaaaattattctcgattgcgggggttaattacaatcattttttgtgagtacacataccctcgaaatcctacgtactttcgagaaaaaaaatcgagaaggtgtgaaatttttcggcgaaaaagaaatttttcaaatcattctaaaaaaattattttcggttgcgggggtcaattgcaatcatttttggtgaatagacatacccccgaaatcctgcacatttttaagaaaaaaattcaatactggtgaaactttaaacgttaataactttttaacgaagcctcaatcaacaaattggtattcttgattttcgtcttattttagcctctagaaccattaaaatttttcccaggggggccgaacacgctgtataaAACTTTGAATCAAAGTGTGAAAGACTGGAGGACATAAcctttatatatattttaaaaaacagAACGAGAGTAATACGTTTTTGTCAAATCAATTAGTAACCATGCAATTAGAAAAACGTTGTTCTTGATGTTTCAATGTGCTTTCATCGAACAATTCCTTACTAATGGTCTCTATCCTTTCTTTTTCCAGCAAGAAAACAAGCAATATGGTTGACCAGGCTGTTCTGGACAAGCTCGAGGCTGGCTTCAGCAAATTGGCCGCCTCCGACAGCAAGTCTTTGCTGAAGAAGTATCTGACGAAAGAGGTCTTCGATCAACTGAAGACGAAGAAGACTTCCTTTGGTTCCACTCTTCTCGATGTGATCCAGTCCGGCGTTGAGAACCTGGACTCTGGCGTCGGCATCTACGCCCCCGACGCCGAGTCTTACACAGTTTTCGCTGACCTCTTCGACCCCATCATCGAGGACTACCATGGTGGCTTCAAGAAGACCGACAAGCACCCACCGAAAGATTTTGGCGACGTCGACACTCTTGGAAACCTCGACCCTGCTGTAAGTGTTCAAAGCATCGTTTTCATACCATTCTTACAGTATAAAAGATCCATTTTTTAAAGATACTAACTTGTGGTTCGTTCGTTCAGGCTGAATTTGTGGTTTCCACTCGTGTGAGATGCGGACGTTCCATGGAAGGCTATCCATTCAACCCCTGCTTGACCGAGGCTCAGTACAAGGAGATGGAGGACAAAGTCTCCGCCACTCTGTCTGGTTTGGAGGGCGAGCTGAAAGGGACCTTCTATCCCTTGACTGGCATGAGCAAAGAGGTCCAGCAGAAGCTGATCGACGACCACTTCCTCTTCAAGGAGGGCGATCGCTTCTTGCAGGCCGCCAACGCCTGCCGTTTCTGGCCCACTGGCCGTGGTATTTTCCACAACGACGACAAGACCTTCTTGGTGTGGTGCAACGAGGAGGATCATCTCCGTATCATCTCCATGCAGATGGGCGGTGATCTTGGACAGGTGAATATGTTTGAGGGGGCTAGGGCGTAATATAATAACCCAACAAagctaccccacaattattatcATTTATTATAAACGCGAGCGAGTAATGTGGGGCACACGCAGCCACTCGTaggttaaggaggtattgctgtctagactgtcaatttcacggcccctttcgcgattttttttctaacgataggtaggctgttttgtactgagactttgtagatatatttattcatcttataagcatgtacaatatttttttcatggaaaaatattaaaaatcgtgggaattgtaacttcttatttaatggcccttttggaaaaggtgctacaatggcttccaggattccagataacttGAAACAgacggggttaaagtatcttcataaggaaggttgtagttatagtaggaactagggagaagtcaaaatcctgataaataaagaaatggcgacgcttcaagtttcgaatttctatttgttaatcgtaaaaatagtaaaactcaatattttttaaaatctctactcccagctataaaggcgtgtctgctgaatattctctccaaatttgaagtcaatcggtctgctagatcttgaaatatcatcatgtaagccagtttaaatgcgtttttttaaacaaggagctataactctcgcaatttttaatatttttttatgaaaaaaatactgtacatacctataaaacgaacaaatatatctgcaaaatgtcattaaaaaacaacctacctgtcgttaaaaaaaaaatcacaaaggccgaagatatgacagcctagacagcaatactcccttaagctaAATGACTCTGACTATGCACTGCGATACGCGTCTTCACCAGACTGTGCAACGGACTGAGCGTTCTTTCTTACAATCTACTCCCTATATACACGCCTTACCCTAAtagcaaagggagagaaaaagagataggatAGAAAGACGGAAAATATTTAgcgtaggaaaagtttagcTAGTGAAAGAGAGTCAtaaaacaggcgcctcgtacggctctggtcgccaagtgtttaacaggacgaccaggctcgcacgagaccctggaaagatggaaaaatagaaagcttaaaactacCCTTTCATTCCATTCCCATTCGTgctctggcaagggcgtagtggctatgCAATGGCCGCTCCAATTATAATCGTACGCAAGAGCAGAAATTGAACATCACGTGTCGTTTTCCAGGTGTACCGCCGTCTGGTGTCCGCTGTGAACGAGATCGAGAAACGAATTCCGTTCTCCCACAACGACCGTCTCGGTTTCCTGACCTTCTGCCCGACGAACCTGGGCACCACTGTGCGCGCTTCCGTGCACATCAAGCTGCCGAAGCTGGCCGCGAACAGGTCGAAGCTCGAGGAGATCGCGTCCAAGTTCAACCTCCAGGTGCGCGGCACACGCGGCGAGCACACCGAGGCCGAGGGCGGCATCTACGACATCTCCAACAAGCGGCGT is part of the Colletes latitarsis isolate SP2378_abdomen chromosome 10, iyColLati1, whole genome shotgun sequence genome and harbors:
- the Argk1 gene encoding arginine kinase 1, translated to MVDQAVLDKLEAGFSKLAASDSKSLLKKYLTKEVFDQLKTKKTSFGSTLLDVIQSGVENLDSGVGIYAPDAESYTVFADLFDPIIEDYHGGFKKTDKHPPKDFGDVDTLGNLDPAAEFVVSTRVRCGRSMEGYPFNPCLTEAQYKEMEDKVSATLSGLEGELKGTFYPLTGMSKEVQQKLIDDHFLFKEGDRFLQAANACRFWPTGRGIFHNDDKTFLVWCNEEDHLRIISMQMGGDLGQVYRRLVSAVNEIEKRIPFSHNDRLGFLTFCPTNLGTTVRASVHIKLPKLAANRSKLEEIASKFNLQVRGTRGEHTEAEGGIYDISNKRRLGLTEYQAVKEMHDGIAELIKIEKEL